GAACAGCACCGAGAGCCCGGGGCAGCGGCGGCGCAACTGGCAGCACAGCTCGAACCCGTCCCGGTCCGGCAGCATCACGTCGAGGATCACCAGTTCGAGGCGTTCCTCCTCGATCAGCCGCAGCGCGTCCTGACCGCTGCGCGCGGTGAGCACCTCGTGCCCGGCCAGCCGCAACGTCGTCGCGAGCAGCTCCACGATGTGCGGTTCGTCGTCCACCACCAGCACGCGGGCGTGCACGACCGGCGGCGCGTCCGGCTCCATCACCCGCAAGTCCCCTCCAGCAGCCACTCCGCCATTGAACTGCATTCACTGCAGACTTTCAACGAGTGCAGTTTCGCAGCGAATGCAGTAATCTGCCCGCCGTGACCACGGAGCCAGGACTGCGGGAACGGAAGAAGAAGCGCACCAGGACCGCTCTGGTGCGGGCGGCGATCGCGCTGTTCACCGAACAGGGCTACGAGCAGACGACGGTGGCCCAGATCGCCGCGGCCGCGGACGTCTCGACGCGGACCTTCTTCGACCACTTCCCCACCAAGGAAGACGTCCTGTTCATGCACGCGACGGAGCGCACTGAGCTCGTCAAGCACATGATCGAGAGCTGCGACGGCAGCGAGACCCCGGGCGAACTGCTGGTGCGGGTGCTCAAGGAGAACCTGCTCACGACCGTGTGGAACCAGGACATCGTCTCCGGTGCGGTCACCCTGCGGCTGAAGCTGATCAAGACGGTGCCCG
The window above is part of the Allokutzneria albata genome. Proteins encoded here:
- a CDS encoding TetR/AcrR family transcriptional regulator, which produces MTTEPGLRERKKKRTRTALVRAAIALFTEQGYEQTTVAQIAAAADVSTRTFFDHFPTKEDVLFMHATERTELVKHMIESCDGSETPGELLVRVLKENLLTTVWNQDIVSGAVTLRLKLIKTVPAIQAFALQRLLEVEEQLTDALCAAYPDRLTRYEAAVMVGSTIGGILGALRLTVLDHDDPEKVRESLLQAIDVTSRGLRHFDTAASVPLS